TCTCTACCCTGCGGCAGCAGGGATCGATGGCAGAAGCGGTTCAGCTATCATTATCGCTCCCCCATTAAACAGTTCGAAGAGGGAGCTTGAGGAAGTATATAAAAGGATGCGTTCCACCTTTCAAATAATCGAAAAGAGTTGGAAGGAGGATTAAAATGTGTGGACATCTAAATAAAATATGCAGCTATGAGACGATCGAGCATCTGTTCCAGGATAACATGACTTTAATGTTTGGCGGGTTTGGAGGAGTCGGTTCGCCGCCGACCATCATTAATAGCATCCTGGAGTGGAGGATAAAAGATTTGACGATCATCGGCAACGATACTGGTTTTCCCCATATAGGGATCGGTCAGCTGGTTGCGGATAACAGAGTGAAAAAAGTGATAGCCTCTCATATCGGTTCGAACCCGATTGCCGGAAGCTTAATGAGTGAAGGGAAGCTTGAAGTGGAGTTTTCTCCCCAGGGAATTCTTGCTGAACGGATCAGGGCTGGCGGTGTTGGGTTGAAAGGAATCATAACTGAGATAGGGATAGATGATCCTTACTTAAATAAAGGGAAGAAAATAATTGAGGTTGAAGGAAACCCGTATATGTTTGAATCCGCATTGACCTCTCAAGTAGGAATCGTGTTCGCCAAAAAAGCTGATCCTTTTGGAAATCTTGTATATGACAAAAGTGCAAGAAATACAAATCCCTTGGTGGCCATGGCTTCTGATATCACCATAGTGGAAGCTGAGGAAATCGTTGAGACTGGAGAGCTGGATCCAGAAGAGGTGGTGACCTCCGGAGTATTTGTTGATCATATTGTTCTTTCTAAAGGAGTCGACTGGAAATGGATATGGGAATAAAGAATAAATTGGCAAAGCGGGCTGCCCGGGAAGTCAAGGAAGGGATGATCGTCAATCTTGGGATAGGCATCCCTT
This Bacillus sp. Marseille-Q1617 DNA region includes the following protein-coding sequences:
- a CDS encoding 3-oxoacid CoA-transferase subunit A encodes the protein MCGHLNKICSYETIEHLFQDNMTLMFGGFGGVGSPPTIINSILEWRIKDLTIIGNDTGFPHIGIGQLVADNRVKKVIASHIGSNPIAGSLMSEGKLEVEFSPQGILAERIRAGGVGLKGIITEIGIDDPYLNKGKKIIEVEGNPYMFESALTSQVGIVFAKKADPFGNLVYDKSARNTNPLVAMASDITIVEAEEIVETGELDPEEVVTSGVFVDHIVLSKGVDWKWIWE